The genome window TTTCCAGGCTACTGCGCTTACGCTCCGCCTCCTTGAGCCTGTCGCGGAGCTCGCTTACCCGCTGCAAGCGCTCCCGGTACGCTCCGTGAGCATCGGTCCATTTCGCCTCTCGCTCTTCCCGCAGCCGGGTGGCATTCTCGTACTGTACCCGGCTCTCCTCAAGGCGCTCCGCGCTAAACCCCACGGCCTGGAGCTGCTCTTGGCAGCTTTGGATCTCCCTTCGGGTTTCGTCCAGTTGCTCCTCGAGCCTCTTTTTCTTCGCAAGCCAGTCGGGTAGCAGCTGCACCAGGCCCCGTTTCTCATCCGCTTCCCGCTGGCGTCCCAGAAGCCAGTCCAGCTTTTCCCGAAGCGCTCGATGACGTTCGGCATCGTACGGAAGAGCCTCGATGGTTGCGATCTTCTCCCGGAGCGCCCTCTCCTTCGCCTGGAGGCTCTCCAGCTTCTCTGCAAGAACGGCCTCCTGCTTAGTCCATTCAGATAGCCTGGCCTCGCATCCGGCGAGCTCCTCACGATCCCTGCGGGCATTCTGCAGGTTCTCCTCGATCTCGGACTTTTCTGCCTCGAGTCTCCGGAGCGCCTCGTTCGCTTCTTTGTAGCGCTCACGGAGCTTGCGCAGCTCCTCATCGAATTCCGCCAGGACACGCGGCTGATGGTCGCCAAGGGGTCTCCGACAGACTGGGCACGGGCTTTCGGGGCCCAGACGGGCCACCTGCTCTCTCTTGTCACGAAGATCTCGCCCCTGCTGTCGGATGGCTTCAAGCTCCCCCTGCTTTCTACGGATCTCCCCCTCCTTTGCGCGGAGTTTCTCCTCGAGTTCGGGAACCGAGGCTGCGCCCGCCACAAGCCCTTCCTTTCTCTGAAGAAGATCTCGGCGGTCCTTCTGCGTGCTCTCCAGTCTTGCGCGCGTGTCCTTCAGTTCGGCCACACAGGAATCGAGTTCGGCTCTGAGGTCAGATAGGCGCCGGCGCTCGGCCTCCAGCTCGTCCATCCTCTCTTTCGCCTGTTTGACGTGGGGAAGCTCCGCCAGCACTCGTTCCAGTTCGGCGAGCTCCTTCTTGGCCTGTTCGGCCTTCTTGATCTGCCCGTCCAGGTGCCCGAGCTCTGCCTCAACGTGCTGGAGGCTCGTCTTGGCCTTCTCCAGGCGACCCGACCACTCCTGGTAACGCACCTGGAGGCTCTGCTCGGCCGCGTACCTCTTCCAGGCTTCCTCCTCGAGCTTCTTCGCTTTCTCGAACTCGGCCTTGGCCTCCTCGGCCTGCCCTCGGGCCTCCTCCTTCTCTGCCTCCGCCTGGCCGAGATCGGCCCGGAGCTTGTCGATATCCTCCAGACCCCCTTCCAGTCCCTCCGCAAACTTCTCCTTTTCGGCGCGGTCGGACCGGATCGCCTGGCGGGCGCGGTCGATCAGGTCGAGACCCACGAGGCGGTTTACCGTCTGCCTCCGCTGCTCAGGGGCGAGCTCGGAGAAGGCTGCCACTTCCCCTTGGCGGGCGAACACGGAGGCGCGAAACGACGGCGCGTCCAGCCCGATTATCCCTTCCAGGAAGCGACTGACCCCGGCATCTCGTTCGGCGATGGGCTTAGCCATGCCTGCGCGGAAAAGCTGCACGGAGAGCGCTCCGGTGCGGCCTCGAATTTCCCGGACCAGCCGGTACTGGCCGTCGTCCAGCTCGAACCACAGCTCGACGGCGCAGTTGTCGTCCTTTCCCGCTCCCACCCAGCGCAA of candidate division KSB1 bacterium contains these proteins:
- a CDS encoding SMC family ATPase, yielding MVIRALALTNFRRFRKAEVEFPDNLIGILGRNGSGKTTLVEAIYWALYGHLALKGLGPGRQENDSLRWVGAGKDDNCAVELWFELDDGQYRLVREIRGRTGALSVQLFRAGMAKPIAERDAGVSRFLEGIIGLDAPSFRASVFARQGEVAAFSELAPEQRRQTVNRLVGLDLIDRARQAIRSDRAEKEKFAEGLEGGLEDIDKLRADLGQAEAEKEEARGQAEEAKAEFEKAKKLEEEAWKRYAAEQSLQVRYQEWSGRLEKAKTSLQHVEAELGHLDGQIKKAEQAKKELAELERVLAELPHVKQAKERMDELEAERRRLSDLRAELDSCVAELKDTRARLESTQKDRRDLLQRKEGLVAGAASVPELEEKLRAKEGEIRRKQGELEAIRQQGRDLRDKREQVARLGPESPCPVCRRPLGDHQPRVLAEFDEELRKLRERYKEANEALRRLEAEKSEIEENLQNARRDREELAGCEARLSEWTKQEAVLAEKLESLQAKERALREKIATIEALPYDAERHRALREKLDWLLGRQREADEKRGLVQLLPDWLAKKKRLEEQLDETRREIQSCQEQLQAVGFSAERLEESRVQYENATRLREEREAKWTDAHGAYRERLQRVSELRDRLKEAERKRSSLEKIRAEIADLRVLEELLGEFRLELGGRLRPLLEHRTSELVRQTTNGRYVLVSLDQDYNLQLFDDDRFYPITRFSGGEQDLVNLCFRVAISQVVAERSARSPVRFVVLDEVFGSQDEERRQQILEVLNGLSHHFRQVFLITHIEGIRDMIPFVLEVVEKGPQESTVLVR